One window of the Triticum dicoccoides isolate Atlit2015 ecotype Zavitan chromosome 3B, WEW_v2.0, whole genome shotgun sequence genome contains the following:
- the LOC119281960 gene encoding uncharacterized protein LOC119281960: MHPSSSPIQGFYCPSPSSDGKKGGCIFFFPSAGYLSKHHGWHLHHFPDGEAPAVEVDLQALLHANDGDLSRSHLNHAGCHRHPVVRRRRPVAVRKKKAMLRTTW, from the exons ATGCATCCATCTTCATCACCCATCCAGGGATTTTATTGCCCATCTCCTTCTAGTGATGGGAAGAAGGGCGGCTGCATCTTCTTCTTCCCTAGCGCCGGCTACCTCAGCAAACACCACGGATGGCATCTCCACCACTTCCCCGACGGTGAGGCACCTGCCGTGGAGGTGGACTTGCAGGCGCTCCTCCACGCCAACGACGGTGATCTATCCCGCTCCCACCTCAACCACGCGGGGTGTCATCGGCATCCGGTCGTAAGGCGAAGACGACCCGTCGCCGTTCGTAAGAAAAAGGCCATG TTGAGAACCACATGGTGA